The proteins below come from a single Candidatus Eremiobacterota bacterium genomic window:
- a CDS encoding response regulator transcription factor, whose translation MLRVLIADDHPVIRRGIRHILEEIVDTVEADEVSDGCGVIEHIARKPYDIVLLDLSMPDMNGIDILKQIKITHPCLPVLILSIHREELYAIRALRAGASGYLTKEIAPEALVSAIRTIMGGEKYINPSLAQKLAFEIDDFSHKKLHTSLSDRELQVLQFIASGKTVKEAADAMHLSAKTVSTYRTRILEKLNLKNNAEITCYAIKEDLVV comes from the coding sequence ATGCTCAGAGTGCTCATCGCCGACGATCACCCTGTCATAAGGAGAGGGATACGGCATATCCTCGAGGAGATAGTTGATACTGTCGAGGCTGACGAGGTGTCCGACGGGTGCGGTGTCATCGAGCATATTGCGAGGAAGCCTTATGATATAGTGCTGCTGGACCTCTCCATGCCTGACATGAACGGCATTGACATCCTGAAACAGATAAAAATAACTCACCCCTGCCTGCCTGTGCTCATCCTGAGCATTCACCGCGAGGAGCTCTATGCCATAAGAGCCCTGCGGGCAGGAGCGTCGGGATATCTCACCAAGGAGATCGCCCCCGAAGCGCTCGTGTCTGCCATAAGAACCATCATGGGCGGCGAGAAGTATATCAACCCCTCTCTTGCACAGAAGCTTGCCTTCGAGATTGACGATTTCTCCCATAAAAAGCTCCACACGAGCCTCTCTGACAGGGAGCTCCAGGTGCTTCAGTTTATCGCGTCGGGCAAAACAGTGAAAGAAGCGGCCGATGCCATGCACCTGTCGGCAAAGACGGTGAGCACCTACAGGACGAGAATTCTTGAAAAGCTCAACCTCAAGAACAATGCCGAGATAACCTGCTATGCCATAAAAGAGGACCTTGTGGTGTAG
- a CDS encoding PAS domain S-box protein: MKKKKSPVHATQSYSSFAAKQSNKPAAIAAAEDNEKIALLLRDLHAHELELDMQNEELRNSQILIEESRSRFSDLYDSSPIASFVLSDKGCIEEANLTASELLGLERCILMKLPFQAFIDNSSFSPFLSHLAKVISTRDKGVCELLITPRGGGTPFPALMQSSFFLDARNIPLCRCSLIDITTRNKAEEVLEKARIQTRAIVDNIPDMVWLKDSESRYVEVNQAFGNACGRKPEDLVGKTDLDLWPGELAQRYRADDRDVMASGMRKKVEEPLTDHEGKLHWMETIKTPIMDRNGIVTGTTGIARDITERRKSKEELRILSSHLQNVREEERASIAREIHDHLGQLLTALKMDLTWLCGKLPEAQKHLRSRTSLMLGDIDSAIDTVHNVITRLRPVILDDFGITAAIIWHAGDWQARTGISCSLSLSSEEISLPGNIATALFRICQETLTNVARHSGATEVKVSLMEKRSTITLAIEDNGRGITGEQSRGAAALGILGMRERAYSLGGEVIIHGVKGKGTTLEATFPLEKRK; encoded by the coding sequence ATGAAAAAGAAAAAGAGCCCGGTGCATGCCACCCAGAGTTATTCGTCATTTGCGGCAAAGCAGTCGAATAAGCCCGCCGCCATAGCCGCGGCAGAGGACAATGAAAAGATTGCGCTGCTTTTGCGCGATCTTCACGCCCACGAGCTTGAGCTTGATATGCAGAACGAGGAGCTCAGGAACAGTCAGATCCTTATTGAGGAGTCGCGGTCCAGGTTCAGCGATCTCTACGATTCATCGCCCATCGCCAGTTTCGTGCTGAGCGACAAGGGATGCATTGAAGAGGCGAATCTTACTGCCTCAGAGCTGCTGGGCCTGGAAAGATGTATTCTGATGAAGTTACCTTTCCAGGCTTTTATTGATAACTCAAGCTTCTCTCCCTTTCTCTCCCACCTCGCAAAGGTTATCAGCACAAGAGATAAGGGAGTCTGTGAGCTTCTCATCACGCCCCGGGGGGGGGGGACTCCTTTCCCTGCCCTCATGCAGAGCAGTTTTTTCCTTGATGCAAGAAACATTCCCCTCTGCAGGTGCTCTCTTATCGACATCACGACCCGCAATAAAGCTGAAGAGGTACTGGAAAAGGCAAGGATCCAGACAAGAGCCATCGTGGACAATATACCCGACATGGTGTGGCTGAAAGACAGTGAGAGCCGCTATGTCGAAGTGAATCAGGCCTTTGGAAATGCCTGCGGCAGAAAGCCTGAGGATCTTGTGGGGAAAACCGACCTGGACCTGTGGCCCGGCGAGCTCGCCCAGCGCTACCGGGCCGATGACCGGGATGTCATGGCCTCGGGGATGAGAAAGAAGGTGGAAGAGCCCCTGACAGATCACGAGGGGAAGCTGCACTGGATGGAGACAATCAAGACACCGATAATGGATAGGAATGGCATTGTGACAGGCACCACTGGAATCGCCCGTGATATCACCGAGCGCAGAAAGTCGAAGGAAGAGCTTCGCATCCTCTCGTCCCATCTCCAGAACGTGAGGGAAGAGGAGCGGGCTTCCATCGCCCGGGAGATCCATGACCACCTGGGGCAGCTCCTTACCGCCCTGAAAATGGATCTCACGTGGCTTTGCGGGAAGCTCCCTGAAGCGCAGAAGCATCTTCGTTCAAGAACATCCCTGATGCTTGGGGATATTGATTCGGCCATCGACACCGTGCATAATGTCATCACCAGGCTGCGGCCCGTCATTCTTGACGATTTCGGTATAACCGCCGCCATCATATGGCATGCAGGCGACTGGCAGGCCCGCACGGGAATAAGCTGCTCTTTATCTCTCTCATCTGAAGAGATTTCCCTTCCGGGTAATATTGCCACGGCGCTCTTCCGCATCTGCCAGGAAACCCTCACCAACGTGGCGCGCCATTCCGGAGCGACCGAGGTGAAAGTTAGCCTTATGGAGAAAAGGAGCACTATCACGCTTGCCATTGAAGACAACGGGAGGGGAATCACCGGGGAACAGTCACGGGGGGCCGCAGCGCTTGGAATCCTGGGGATGAGAGAGCGTGCCTATTCCCTGGGCGGCGAAGTGATTATCCATGGCGTGAAAGGGAAAGGCACCACGTTAGAAGCCACATTCCCGCTGGAAAAGAGGAAGTAA
- a CDS encoding SpoIIE family protein phosphatase: MKKTLTEDRITLLLIEDQAGIGEAVRLMVSGESDISFHYCRHEDEAVCLAGGIAPSVILLGTVMPEIDGLTPITYYRDNPATGDTPIIILSDQDNPEVKARAFTLGASDYLIKMPDRREFLARIRYHSRAYCNLLQRNEAYHALEASRKALADELAKAAEYVRALLPDFLDGPVKTCWKFIPSRQLGGDSFNYHWIDDEHFAIYLLDVKGHGIGATLLSLAVMNILRAQKLPGVNFRHPHAVLRELNEAFQMDQHNNLFLSLWYGVYNRSLRTLVCSSGGHPPALLITGAQEGALTVREASSEDLIIGFAPGEEYRSVSFSVGENERLYIYSDGAYEIKKASGSFWTIEEFIQALILARRSEVPVLDAMLAQARAIKGNDLFDDDFSLLEVQFC; encoded by the coding sequence ATGAAGAAAACTCTGACAGAGGACAGGATCACGCTGCTGCTCATAGAGGATCAGGCAGGCATTGGAGAAGCCGTTCGATTGATGGTATCCGGCGAGAGCGACATCTCTTTTCACTACTGCAGGCATGAGGATGAAGCAGTCTGCCTCGCAGGCGGGATAGCGCCCTCAGTCATCCTCCTGGGCACTGTCATGCCGGAAATTGATGGCTTGACGCCGATCACCTACTACCGGGATAATCCTGCGACTGGCGACACGCCTATAATCATTCTTTCAGATCAGGATAATCCTGAGGTAAAGGCCCGGGCCTTTACCCTCGGGGCAAGCGACTATCTCATCAAGATGCCTGACCGCAGGGAGTTTCTTGCCCGGATCCGTTATCATTCGAGGGCTTACTGCAACCTCCTGCAGAGAAACGAGGCCTACCACGCTCTTGAAGCGAGCCGGAAAGCTCTTGCTGATGAGCTTGCAAAAGCAGCAGAGTATGTAAGAGCATTGCTCCCTGATTTTCTCGATGGACCGGTGAAGACATGCTGGAAGTTCATCCCCAGCAGGCAGCTTGGCGGCGATTCTTTCAACTATCACTGGATAGATGATGAGCACTTTGCCATATACCTTCTGGATGTGAAAGGGCACGGAATCGGAGCGACACTGCTTTCCCTCGCCGTGATGAATATCCTCAGGGCGCAAAAACTGCCGGGTGTCAATTTCCGTCATCCCCACGCAGTCCTGAGAGAGCTGAACGAAGCCTTCCAGATGGATCAGCACAACAACCTGTTTCTGTCTCTATGGTACGGAGTGTATAACCGATCTCTGCGCACCCTGGTGTGCTCAAGCGGCGGGCATCCCCCGGCACTGCTCATCACGGGAGCACAGGAGGGAGCTCTCACTGTCCGGGAGGCATCGAGCGAGGATTTGATTATTGGTTTTGCTCCTGGTGAAGAATACAGGAGCGTCTCCTTTTCAGTCGGGGAAAATGAGAGGCTTTATATTTACAGCGACGGGGCATACGAAATCAAAAAAGCCTCCGGAAGCTTCTGGACCATAGAGGAGTTCATACAGGCGCTTATCCTGGCCCGCCGGTCCGAGGTGCCGGTTCTGGATGCCATGCTCGCTCAGGCCCGCGCCATCAAGGGCAACGATCTCTTTGACGATGATTTTTCCCTGCTGGAAGTCCAGTTCTGCTGA
- a CDS encoding DUF1018 domain-containing protein, producing the protein MGIDNKKLAVIHILKKELNLDDAEYRDILEQAAGVRSAKDLDEATFRQLMRYFVRSKYYRINPLGLTLKQKLYMKYIALEMGWDEAHLTNFIHKYYHKSGVDELTRKEAAKAIESLKNARQHQK; encoded by the coding sequence ATGGGTATAGATAATAAAAAGCTGGCCGTCATCCATATTCTGAAAAAAGAGCTGAACCTGGATGACGCCGAATACAGGGACATTCTTGAGCAGGCAGCGGGCGTGAGAAGCGCAAAGGATCTGGATGAGGCAACATTCAGGCAATTAATGAGATACTTTGTCCGCAGCAAATATTACCGGATCAATCCCCTTGGCCTTACCTTGAAACAGAAGCTCTATATGAAATATATTGCCCTGGAGATGGGCTGGGATGAAGCTCACCTCACCAATTTCATCCACAAGTATTACCATAAGTCCGGTGTTGATGAGCTCACAAGAAAAGAGGCCGCAAAGGCGATTGAATCTCTCAAGAACGCGAGGCAGCATCAAAAATAG
- a CDS encoding alkaline phosphatase family protein: protein MNINFDPNSPNAFNPAVNPPVKTPAAAAEPKDGFVQSAGGDEGTQKHKLVMLQIDGLSRPALEKAMADGYAPHLKAMIENGSHIMRSFSSGIAAVTVPILSSIFYGIELPANDWYDKRQGKMIDSIATEQSIQEELARKGQSGILTGGAAYSSPFSGGAEETGAVVSVLKQEAKEHGYIKTFLKEAKKEISLLKKGGYSLTRAGWHVVRDIFKLSRKLIKAGEFNTATDRLGTILMSLNENVIPQVATEGIKKAIDDHRPTAYVDYAAYDEQAHFFGPESKDAFLALKEIDGLIGQIMDKASSSGDKYDVIVFSDHGQTPSSLFNKLYGKPAGEVIKDLAEQCNPSGYERGDIEFSDAYSLGDIYFTKDKNKAVQIREIEKKFPGFTDKLVDHPGIGLVVTRDNDSYVMRGKEGTLVVDREARAVRQDGSSPLAHFGDEELLRKQISSYMNLPQTGDIVIFGEYDGEKVVDFNKKYSLASLHGGIGGNQTKPFILTDPALPLARKEIVEATDLNKLYHDNEDHIG, encoded by the coding sequence ATGAATATCAATTTTGATCCGAACAGTCCGAATGCTTTCAATCCCGCGGTGAATCCGCCGGTAAAAACGCCTGCTGCCGCCGCCGAGCCGAAAGACGGCTTCGTTCAGTCAGCCGGGGGAGATGAAGGCACACAGAAGCACAAGCTTGTCATGCTCCAGATAGACGGCCTTTCAAGACCGGCGCTTGAAAAAGCCATGGCCGACGGATATGCTCCCCACCTCAAGGCCATGATCGAAAATGGCTCACACATAATGCGCTCTTTCAGCTCCGGCATCGCCGCGGTCACCGTACCCATTCTCTCCTCAATTTTCTACGGGATCGAGCTTCCCGCAAATGACTGGTATGACAAGCGGCAGGGCAAAATGATAGATTCCATAGCCACAGAGCAGAGCATCCAGGAGGAATTGGCCAGGAAAGGCCAGTCCGGCATACTTACCGGCGGGGCTGCCTATTCAAGCCCTTTCAGCGGCGGAGCTGAAGAGACCGGGGCAGTGGTCAGCGTGCTCAAGCAGGAGGCAAAAGAGCACGGCTACATAAAGACTTTTCTCAAGGAAGCGAAAAAGGAGATATCGCTGCTGAAAAAGGGGGGCTACAGCCTTACCAGGGCGGGATGGCATGTGGTAAGGGATATTTTCAAGCTGAGCCGGAAGCTTATCAAGGCAGGTGAATTTAATACCGCCACGGACAGGCTCGGCACCATCCTGATGTCACTCAATGAGAATGTAATTCCCCAGGTGGCCACCGAGGGAATCAAAAAGGCCATCGATGACCATAGGCCCACTGCCTACGTGGATTATGCAGCCTATGACGAGCAGGCCCATTTTTTCGGCCCCGAATCCAAGGATGCCTTTCTCGCCCTGAAAGAAATAGACGGCCTCATCGGGCAGATAATGGACAAGGCTTCCTCGAGCGGGGACAAGTATGATGTCATTGTATTTTCGGATCACGGCCAGACCCCGTCGAGCCTGTTTAACAAGCTCTATGGCAAGCCGGCGGGAGAAGTCATCAAGGACCTCGCCGAGCAGTGCAACCCCTCGGGATATGAAAGGGGAGACATAGAGTTCTCCGATGCCTATTCGCTGGGCGATATCTATTTCACCAAGGACAAGAACAAGGCAGTCCAGATCCGGGAGATAGAAAAGAAGTTTCCCGGTTTCACCGATAAGCTTGTCGATCATCCCGGGATAGGCCTGGTCGTCACCAGAGATAATGACTCATATGTCATGAGAGGCAAAGAAGGCACTTTAGTGGTTGACAGGGAAGCCCGGGCAGTGAGGCAGGATGGCTCAAGCCCTCTTGCCCATTTCGGCGATGAAGAGCTGCTCAGGAAGCAGATATCGAGCTACATGAACCTTCCACAGACCGGTGACATAGTCATCTTTGGCGAGTATGACGGTGAAAAAGTCGTTGATTTCAACAAAAAATATTCCCTTGCCTCCCTCCATGGCGGAATCGGCGGAAACCAGACGAAGCCTTTCATCCTGACCGATCCCGCCCTTCCCCTGGCCCGGAAGGAGATAGTAGAAGCCACGGACCTGAACAAGCTCTACCATGATAATGAGGATCACATAGGGTGA
- a CDS encoding type II toxin-antitoxin system RelE/ParE family toxin: MLVYISVDRPEAPAELLNDIDRAISSLEDYPESGKIPADLRLRRMGYRILIVGTYLVFYVIKGKAVEMRRILHGHRKYEFLR, from the coding sequence ATGCTTGTATATATCAGTGTGGACAGGCCTGAAGCACCGGCAGAACTATTGAATGATATAGACAGGGCCATCTCGAGCCTGGAGGATTACCCTGAAAGTGGCAAGATACCTGCAGATCTGCGCCTGCGGCGAATGGGCTATCGGATACTGATAGTGGGAACCTATCTTGTTTTCTATGTTATCAAAGGCAAGGCCGTGGAGATGAGAAGAATCCTCCATGGTCACCGAAAATATGAGTTTCTGCGGTAA
- a CDS encoding nucleotidyltransferase family protein, with protein sequence MAMQADSIIIAGGGLGAQFGESCKGVTSRALLPIHGAPMVSYIIRALRECRSIGKIALVGPECFTQLHCSKDVDFLLPEGKDETENILKGIDALQQSERILMITSDLPLVTGAMLEEFISSCPDGIDICYPFVEKKDIEKKFPARKWIYVRLKEGRFTGSSMFLFKRSTIREKWQNLKMVMESRRSVFRLASLWGWEILSGILLGTLTIGRVENKISALLKCRCRGIISSHPEIAMDVDKPSDIDLVEKIL encoded by the coding sequence ATGGCTATGCAGGCAGACTCGATAATCATCGCAGGGGGCGGGCTCGGAGCGCAGTTCGGTGAATCGTGCAAGGGTGTCACCAGCAGGGCGCTCCTCCCGATCCACGGAGCCCCTATGGTTTCATACATTATCAGGGCTCTCCGGGAGTGCCGCAGCATAGGGAAGATAGCGCTGGTGGGTCCCGAATGTTTCACTCAGCTGCATTGTTCAAAGGACGTGGACTTCCTGCTGCCCGAAGGAAAAGACGAAACAGAGAACATTCTGAAGGGAATTGATGCGCTGCAGCAGAGCGAGCGCATCCTGATGATAACCTCTGACCTTCCCCTGGTCACCGGAGCGATGCTGGAAGAGTTCATCTCATCGTGCCCCGACGGGATCGATATATGCTACCCCTTTGTGGAGAAGAAGGATATAGAAAAAAAATTCCCCGCCCGGAAATGGATTTATGTGAGGCTCAAAGAAGGCCGTTTCACCGGGAGCAGCATGTTCCTCTTCAAGAGAAGCACCATACGGGAAAAATGGCAGAACCTGAAAATGGTCATGGAGTCCCGCCGGAGTGTCTTCCGTCTCGCATCGCTATGGGGATGGGAGATACTTTCAGGGATTCTGCTGGGAACTCTCACCATAGGCCGGGTTGAAAATAAAATAAGCGCGCTGCTGAAATGCCGGTGCAGGGGCATCATCAGCAGTCACCCGGAAATCGCCATGGATGTCGATAAACCCTCCGATATTGATCTGGTTGAAAAGATCCTCTAG
- a CDS encoding NTP transferase domain-containing protein — protein sequence MQTDAIVLAGGRTGGLLKRRGETDYKCFLSTGKGSLLEAMVNSLKGCDLVSSIHVLAPSSLKDLIAIENIDSVHGKDLPVIEGIVSLLEHLGRESNHRKDRYLICASDLPFVSSRGIRDFLKLCPGGINLCLPVIEKKDFFRRFPGTIKFPVPLKEGSFTAGGVLLLQGQGDIGRLKAFMQKLFDARKNLPELLGMLGRGFVWRFVTHSLSVSDIEKRIEVLSGMSCRAVRGCDPALAFDIDNILHFIQAKRCIRV from the coding sequence ATGCAGACGGATGCCATAGTTCTTGCCGGGGGAAGGACCGGAGGGCTTTTGAAAAGGCGGGGAGAGACAGACTACAAATGTTTCCTGTCAACAGGAAAAGGCAGCCTTCTTGAAGCTATGGTAAATTCCCTCAAAGGATGTGACCTTGTCAGCAGTATCCATGTCCTTGCCCCTTCCTCGCTGAAAGACCTCATCGCAATTGAAAATATTGACAGCGTCCATGGCAAGGATTTACCGGTTATTGAAGGCATCGTAAGCCTCCTGGAGCACCTCGGCCGGGAAAGCAATCACCGCAAGGACAGATATCTCATCTGCGCTTCCGATCTTCCCTTCGTTTCCTCAAGGGGGATAAGAGATTTCCTGAAATTGTGCCCCGGGGGCATCAACCTCTGCCTCCCCGTGATTGAGAAGAAGGATTTTTTCAGGAGGTTTCCCGGCACGATAAAATTTCCCGTGCCCCTGAAGGAAGGCTCGTTCACTGCCGGGGGAGTGCTCCTGCTCCAGGGACAGGGGGACATTGGAAGATTGAAAGCGTTCATGCAGAAGCTCTTCGACGCCAGGAAGAACCTGCCTGAACTGCTTGGAATGCTGGGAAGGGGCTTTGTATGGAGATTTGTCACGCACTCGCTCTCAGTCTCAGATATTGAAAAGAGGATTGAGGTGCTCTCGGGGATGTCCTGCAGGGCAGTGAGAGGATGCGACCCTGCCCTTGCATTTGATATAGACAATATTCTGCATTTTATACAGGCAAAAAGATGCATAAGGGTTTGA
- a CDS encoding MBL fold metallo-hydrolase, giving the protein MHKGLTVTYIGHATTLISMGGTAILTDPWLGKTLLFLERRRLPVWEQEMVRNADIAAISHEHPDHFDLRSLGLLSRKTTILVPELLVKDLRKLDFEDVRPVKEWDKLAIHGLEIEIVPVPHRSRKNLGYVFKSSGNVFFAGDMAPSSAYGEILKKLPGIDIALMPVGGFAFGPEFLRNHLAINELCEVLKGMKPRAVIPIHWGHNPIFPFMERLEGTGEMLRKRLREVCPEVATSLLNEGESYRF; this is encoded by the coding sequence ATGCATAAGGGTTTGACAGTCACCTATATCGGCCATGCCACCACTTTGATTTCCATGGGAGGCACGGCGATTCTTACCGATCCCTGGCTTGGAAAAACATTGTTATTCCTGGAAAGAAGAAGGCTTCCTGTGTGGGAACAGGAGATGGTAAGGAACGCTGATATTGCGGCAATCTCCCATGAGCACCCTGACCATTTTGACCTGCGGAGCCTCGGGTTGCTCTCCAGGAAAACTACAATTCTTGTACCCGAATTGCTGGTCAAGGACCTCAGGAAGCTGGACTTTGAAGACGTCAGACCTGTAAAAGAATGGGACAAACTCGCCATCCACGGGCTTGAGATAGAAATTGTGCCTGTTCCTCACCGCTCGAGAAAAAATCTCGGGTATGTATTCAAATCTTCAGGGAATGTGTTCTTCGCAGGCGATATGGCCCCCTCATCAGCATACGGTGAAATCCTTAAAAAGCTTCCGGGAATCGACATCGCGCTTATGCCGGTGGGAGGCTTTGCCTTTGGGCCGGAATTCCTGAGAAATCACCTGGCCATTAACGAATTGTGCGAGGTTTTGAAGGGTATGAAGCCCAGAGCGGTTATTCCCATTCACTGGGGGCATAACCCGATCTTCCCGTTCATGGAAAGATTGGAGGGCACTGGAGAAATGCTCAGGAAAAGGCTCCGGGAAGTCTGCCCGGAAGTGGCGACATCTCTTTTAAATGAGGGAGAGTCATACCGATTCTAA
- a CDS encoding PQQ-binding-like beta-propeller repeat protein translates to MDKIDSASMSQQNRPGILPRPGGSESSTALPEDRISITGRRAKRAFSNSAAEMAQKLFEPSTYSFRKNADDHAVVYAGPFVGKDGAFQVLDFKELLRYDGASLTPEVAQQFEYDKEGPDHSGAVFTAEGTCVFLSHDRRLRAFRDGHELFSVPIGEQPNSPVAATDSLIAYASRDGKVNVHGSDGALRESYTVPLKQGEKEDTWVKPRHVFIDSRERVYLLTCDNELMQLKNGGAAWSAGLGAMPRDQFRKFLLESGNGETVYCRAERGLAAVECDSGKIQWSADLGSLPAVSPVTDDKGNLYVLTKDGKISVISPDGKKLRDWDTGIKPDIVNSANPRLLIDCRGNVCITPNPCSFHVYTAEGDPIVKLKCGDLFREVDYIQDFSLTPDGKKTILLAGSYFVGEMELPSTSAQKYREAQQNGAASEAESADIIQEDEYVIIGGIRLDTKKEYHLLSLIASGYPDPHKSKEFGVH, encoded by the coding sequence ATGGATAAAATTGATTCAGCCTCGATGTCTCAACAGAACCGCCCCGGGATTCTTCCGCGCCCGGGGGGCTCTGAATCGTCAACAGCCCTTCCTGAGGACCGGATCAGCATCACAGGGCGCAGGGCGAAGCGTGCTTTCTCCAATTCAGCGGCAGAGATGGCGCAGAAGCTCTTCGAGCCCTCCACCTATTCCTTCAGAAAAAATGCCGATGACCACGCCGTGGTCTATGCAGGCCCCTTTGTCGGGAAAGACGGAGCCTTCCAGGTGCTTGATTTCAAAGAGCTCCTGCGCTATGACGGGGCAAGCCTCACACCGGAAGTTGCGCAGCAGTTCGAATACGACAAGGAAGGACCGGATCATTCCGGCGCAGTGTTCACCGCTGAGGGGACCTGCGTCTTCCTCAGCCACGACAGGCGTCTGAGGGCTTTTCGTGACGGTCATGAGCTTTTTTCGGTTCCCATCGGGGAGCAGCCCAACTCCCCCGTGGCAGCCACCGATTCTCTCATCGCCTATGCATCCAGGGACGGAAAGGTGAACGTGCACGGCTCCGATGGAGCTCTCAGGGAGTCATACACTGTTCCGCTCAAGCAAGGCGAGAAAGAGGACACCTGGGTGAAGCCCCGGCATGTCTTCATTGATTCCCGCGAGAGAGTCTACCTGCTTACCTGCGACAATGAGCTGATGCAGCTTAAGAACGGCGGCGCCGCCTGGAGCGCCGGGCTTGGCGCAATGCCCCGGGACCAGTTCAGGAAGTTCCTGCTTGAATCCGGTAACGGCGAAACTGTTTACTGCCGTGCGGAAAGGGGCCTGGCTGCCGTCGAGTGCGATTCGGGAAAGATACAGTGGTCCGCCGACCTGGGATCGCTTCCCGCGGTCTCACCCGTAACCGACGACAAAGGAAATCTCTACGTCCTCACGAAGGATGGAAAAATATCGGTCATCTCACCGGATGGAAAGAAGCTCCGTGACTGGGACACGGGGATAAAGCCCGACATAGTAAACAGCGCCAATCCACGGCTGCTCATTGACTGCAGGGGAAACGTCTGCATCACTCCCAACCCCTGCAGCTTTCACGTCTACACTGCAGAAGGTGATCCCATTGTGAAGCTGAAATGCGGGGACCTCTTCCGCGAGGTGGACTACATCCAGGACTTTTCCCTGACCCCTGACGGGAAAAAAACGATACTCCTCGCGGGCTCCTACTTTGTGGGGGAAATGGAGCTTCCCTCCACGAGCGCCCAGAAATACAGGGAAGCGCAGCAGAATGGCGCGGCATCTGAGGCGGAATCCGCGGACATCATTCAGGAAGATGAATACGTAATCATCGGCGGCATCCGCCTGGACACGAAAAAAGAGTATCATCTGCTTTCACTGATCGCGTCAGGATATCCAGATCCACACAAATCAAAAGAGTTTGGCGTGCACTGA
- a CDS encoding nucleotidyl transferase AbiEii/AbiGii toxin family protein, giving the protein MQRGISTILTDSLKAALEVLNGNRIPYALMGGMALQVWGRPRSTRDIDISVGLDDLTPEEFISLVGRSGFSFRDSRTLGESMLIRFERRDGPTGIDVEIDFFTAGTEYQRRAIERAIAIELRGMPIKVVAPEDLIIQKLAAGRVIDEYDARELAKDQSGTLDWAYLNDCGALLGIEDKISALCPA; this is encoded by the coding sequence GTGCAGCGGGGAATAAGCACGATTCTGACTGACAGCCTGAAGGCAGCTCTCGAGGTGCTGAACGGAAACAGGATACCCTATGCCCTTATGGGAGGGATGGCGCTCCAGGTATGGGGCCGCCCCAGAAGCACCAGGGACATCGATATTTCCGTGGGACTCGACGACCTCACTCCAGAAGAGTTTATCTCCCTTGTCGGCAGGTCGGGCTTTTCCTTCAGAGATTCAAGGACGCTTGGAGAGTCCATGCTGATCCGTTTCGAGCGGCGGGACGGACCGACGGGAATAGACGTTGAGATTGATTTCTTCACTGCCGGCACCGAGTACCAGAGAAGGGCCATAGAGCGTGCCATTGCCATAGAACTGAGGGGAATGCCGATTAAAGTTGTCGCCCCGGAGGACCTTATCATCCAGAAGCTTGCGGCAGGAAGAGTAATTGATGAGTATGATGCCCGGGAGCTGGCAAAGGATCAGTCGGGAACCCTTGACTGGGCTTATTTGAATGACTGCGGCGCCCTGCTGGGGATTGAGGACAAGATTTCTGCCCTTTGCCCAGCCTGA
- a CDS encoding ankyrin repeat domain-containing protein, with protein MKKKHIAASVIAILLIIMMVWIYDNIFIIEVERKSLAEGAASGDVAKVTSALDKKPQLLNKPGEDGRTLLHIAAVQGHTPVVKLLVERGADLNVKTADGKTPLKIALESGKTELAEYLKSKGAKE; from the coding sequence ATGAAGAAAAAGCATATCGCCGCCTCGGTTATTGCCATCCTGCTTATTATCATGATGGTATGGATTTACGATAATATCTTTATCATAGAAGTAGAGAGAAAGAGCCTTGCCGAGGGCGCTGCCTCCGGCGACGTGGCAAAAGTCACGAGCGCCCTTGATAAAAAGCCGCAGCTTCTCAATAAACCGGGAGAAGACGGCAGGACCCTCCTCCATATCGCGGCAGTCCAGGGTCACACCCCCGTCGTCAAGCTTCTCGTCGAGCGGGGCGCGGATCTCAACGTAAAGACTGCCGACGGGAAGACGCCCCTCAAGATCGCGCTTGAAAGCGGGAAGACGGAGCTGGCGGAGTACCTCAAGTCAAAGGGAGCGAAAGAATAG